The Podospora pseudoanserina strain CBS 124.78 chromosome 7 map unlocalized CBS124.78p_7, whole genome shotgun sequence region ACTTGAAAGGCCGTGTAGCGAAAGACCGAACTCGGCCGGTAGAAATACAAGCCTGCGGGGTTTCAAACTCGAAAACTTTGTGAATCGAATCCGGGGGGCGCGGGGAAGGCGGGGGCACTTATGAGACGGGCGGGCCGGGCCGGTGGTAGTTGTATCACGCAAGGGGTGGGTAACTTCTCCGGATTTAGGTTGGACGTCAAACTTTTCATTTGAGTTTGTACATATCAATTGAGTCGCTATATCGGAGTGAACTCAGCTCCCTCTCATAACTGGCAACCATTACCGACAGAGGAGAGTTAAACAATGGCGCAAAAGACAAAAGTTGCCTTTTTGGGGCCGGTAGCTTCGTATTCTCACCAGGTATTTCTTTTTCAGTCATGCCATTTTTGTATTTCATGAGCTTGAGCTGACAGGTTGGGGGTAGGCAACAAAAGTGGCCTTTCCGGATGAAAACACGCATGAGCTCATACCCGTCAAGACGATCCGCGGTTtgtccccctccctttttttttttttttttggtgcaTATATTAATGATATAATAGAAGTCTTCGACACGGTCCAAGCCAGGGGTACAGAATACGGCGTCGTCCCGTTCGAGAACTCGACCCACGGCCCGGTGTCAATGACGCTGGAAGCGCTGGCTGATCGGGGGGATGAACTGcgggatgtggttgtttgcGGGGAGGTGTACCTGGGGGTTCACCACTTTTTGCTtgggaagaaaggggggaggttggaggatgtgaggagggtgtaTAGTCATCCGCAGGCGTTTGGGCAgacggggaggtggatgaggaggtttttgcctggggttgagatggtggaggttaGTAGTACGTCAAAGGCGGCGGAAATCGTGGCGAcggggggggatgagggatggGCGGCTGtggcgggggagatggcgggaCGGGAGTATGGGCTTGGGGtgctgggggagaggattgaGGATAGGGGGGATAACGAGACTCGGTTTTTTGTTGTGGGgaggaaacaagaaaagggggaggggagggggaaggggaagaatcTGGTCAGTTTTTGTGTGGGATCTCATGATGAGCCGGGGGCGTTGgcggaggtgttggggtgttttagggagagggggttgaacCTGACGAGCATTAATAGTGTTcctgggttgagggaggggatgaggccGTTTGAGTATTTGTTTTTtgtggagtttgaggggacTGGGcaggtggatgagggggtgagggtgaagggggttTTAGAGGATTTGGAGAGCAAGACGAAGGGGTGGAGGTAtctgggggggtgggagagtgCGAGGAGGtagagggaagggggaaaaaagacaTGAAGACATACTAGAGATCTTTGGGAAGAAAGCTTGAAAGTAAActgagagaagaaggggacgGAATGTATACCAGACAAAGAAATGGCACAtctaaccctaaccctcttcttttttggttcATACCTATCTCACTTGGTGAATTCAACGTCAGTTGGTTGATGTACACCAATCGACTTAACACACAGCTCATCAACCCTGAGAAATACACAACCAAACTCAATTTCCCGTAGAGTCTTTTATTCCCAATCATCGCACACTTCTCCCAATGCGCTCAATAcgccccttcctcacccaccacctccgcctccctccaccaccacggctcCCTCATCTTCTCACACCTCACGACCAAAAAtcatactcctcctcccctttaACACCGCCACCACTGATAAACCCCGAATCCTACCTCGCCTCCGCCCGTCAAAAGTTTGtctctcaaccccccaaaatcaTCTCAGCAACCCTCACCCGCTCAAAAGCAGACcagctcaacctcgccctcgaggACGCCAACCCCGCCTTTCGCCAATCGCATGGTGATTTCGAGGACGGTGACCCGCTTCCTCAGGGGTATCACATGGTTTACTTTGAACCTAAGATATCGTCTTACCAGCCGATGGCTGACGGGACAGACCCGTATCATTTCCCGGGGGGGCCTTTCGCAAGAAGGatgtgggttgggggaggtaGATTTTGAGAGGGAGTACATGGGGTGTATGTTGCtgggtgaaggggggaaggaaaCAAAGGCGGAGTGTAGGGAGTGGGTTGAgagtgagggggtggaggtgaagggggggaaggtttTTGtcgaggtggggagggagtattTTGCTGTGacaggggaagaaaaagtgaAGGTGCTGAcagagaagaggaggctggtgTTTTTGAggccgttggaggaggagctggcgcgGCAGGTTGAGAGACTGAGACTGGGTGACAAGAAGGCCGTGGAGAGGAAAAAGATCAAGGTTCCTTGGAGACcgtttttttccttttctcttaGGCCGGATGCCCAGTTTTTGTCGTTGTTTTCTGTCTTGACGAGCAATACTCATCGGATTCATCTTGATAGCAAGTAtgcgagggtggaggaggggtataAGGATGTGCTGGTTCATGGGCCTTTGAcgctggtgttgatgttggagggTCTTGCGTCTTATTTGCACAAGAGtggaaaggagaagaggaggtggataaAGAGTATGAGCTATAGGAACTTGGCGCCGCTGTTTAAGGGGGATGAAGTGAGGGTTTGTGGTGCTTTGGCCAAGAGtcaagggggtggggaaggggaggagtgggtggttTGGATTGAGGATATcgagggggggttggcggtcaAGGGGAGTGCTACTGTTGTTGGTAGGCCGGTGATAGGGTCGTGATAGACAACACAGTGTTACAAATTGTAATGTGTGAAAACTGTGCCTTGATGTATCCTTGATTTCATGCTAATAGTAATAACAGACCATGTCTTGCTCTCTTTTCAACCCGTTGTATCCATGTCATGTAATATGTAAGTGATAATACCGAAATataaaaacaaacaaatcaTCAAAGCGAAAACCACCGCCCTCATTCATGATTGTACATCCCAACTTCCCTCTCTTACACAAGACACCCGACTACCTCCGCGGACTCACAGCCCGTTCCCACGCCCCCTCAAAACTCCCCTGCGGATCTTGcccaacgacaacaacactctcatcaccaccccccacaaCGGTTGACCCTTCCAACCCAGGTGATctgacctcctccctcacaagACCACTTACGCCACCCCCAGCGACGGTCTCATTTctcctctgctgctccctCTGCAgcacctccaactcctcatcctgcGCGATCTCCGCTTGCCAATTGGAAGAATACACCACCGCAGCAAAACCCTCCAAATCCCTCACCTGCTCCATCGCCTGCAAGTACCGGTTCGGCATCCCATTCCCAATATCGTGCGCCTGCCTCGTAAGCACGGAGAGGATCTTGGGAAGAAGCACCGCTCTTGACGTGAAGCCGGACATGTCCTCTGTTATGGTTGacacacccaccacatcCTTGGCCAGCTGCCCCTTGAGAGTATCAAAGCCCGCGTCGAGGATCTGAGTTAGAACGCTGGAGAAGGTGGGGGAGTCGATTAGGTCGGCTGTCTCATCCAACAACCGGCGTAATTGGACTGAGGTAGGGGTGATGTCTTCGCcagttggggatggggacggggaggagtcATCCAAGATGCCTGATTCGCGAAGGACGAAATCCTCAAGCTTTtcgggagggaggaggaaccTGAGCCAAGCTGTGCCCACCcctgaggagggagaggagccTTCCACAAGGGTTCTGACGTTGGAGGTGAGTTGGAGGAAGTTCTCGATTGTAACGGTGTCGcggggggagaggtggccAAAGACCTGGCGGACGGCAGTCTCTACACGCTGCATGACGTCTACCCAGCCGCGGTTGAGAAGCCAccaggagaaggtgaggtAGCGGCGGTTGACTTCAAAGTCGGAACCATAATAGTGCTCGGGATtgttgccgtcgtcgtcgttgttttCGAGGGAGATGGTTTGCTGGGCGGAGCcggtggcgagggagacgACCGAGGAAAGGTAGGagcggcggccgaggaggttgagttgAATGCGGGTTAGCATGGTTAGGAGGGAGAGCGTGTAGAGGAGGGTGTAGGCTCGGGTGATGGCTGGAGAGACAGGGGGGAGTTAgtattgggggttgggataGGGGTGGGCAGGGGGCGTACAGCTAATGGTGAGGTCATTCCAGAGTTGCCTTTTAgtcttttttggtttggggggtaCTGAAAGGGCATCGCCTTCTTGGGCACCGTCGACAGGGACATTGCCGTCCCCTGAGATGGCAGCTGCTATGGAAGTTGGGACAGCAAGCTGACTTGTTTGTAGGCCGGCGTCACTTGTGACACTGACGCTGAACATGCTCCTTCCATCGTCATCTGTCTCTGCGGAAAGGCTGGGTGGACTTGTTGACCCGATGCTCTTCGTCCTGGCTACGGCAGAGCCTTTCATCTGTTGGATTTCATATGTGATTCTCTCTGTGTTCATCGCCTCGAGGATGTTTGTCGTGGCGGTAGGtaggagggcgaggacggtGAAGGTGCAGTCCTCTTGGTTTTGTTCGAATCGTCGTCGCAGACTGCACAGACAGATAGCATCAGCATTGGGGTGTTCATCAAGGAGGCAGAGAGAAGGCATACTTCTCCTTGGCGATGCGATCGCTGCTCATGCGCTCGCGCGCATCCTGGAGCTTGCCCAAGACATAATTGGTGACAACATAGCCGGCGCCGATAACACCAGCACCGATGGCGAGAGGTGTTCGGTTGCGGCGGAACCACCGCTTCGTGGCGGCCAACATGGCAGAGTTTTGGGGGATTCGAGCTCGATCACAGCTCCTCCTTAGAATCAGGAGACGGCTACCTTATGCATGTGGTTGACGGGATGCACGTCTACACTACCGGGGGCGCGACACCAGCTGCTCTGGGCCTCCAATCGCGCTGAGCGAACCTCGGCTCTGCGGTTCTGATAGGGCTGATACCGTGATCCGGGGTAGGAAATCTGGtatcaaccctaaccctttgaCACTCTGCATCTACCCCACGCCCAGCCCAGGGGGGGCCTTCTTCGCAATCCACCGCCGCTTCCGTTTCGCTGATGGCCAACGTCACAGTTTGCTCGCCACGGactgcccctgcccctcaCCCGTAGCGTTGTCCGCTATCGTTTAAAATGTTACTTTTGCtacccctccactccctcgcccaatgacaccacaaccaccaccaccaccaccaccacagctgTCTGGATaacatcaccaccttttCACTATCAGCATCAGTCATATCAGCAAATATCAGCAACCATGAACGCGGAGGGCCCGCCCGAGTTTCTGCTCGAAGCATTCGCCGACCCTAACACGGTGCGGGATGTTGTTCGCGGTAGGCTTCCCTATTCACCCCTGTCTGCCCCTCTCATCCTCTGATTGTCCTGCTCTACAGGTATTCTGCACACCATATTCTTTATGCGTTTCTTCCAGTCCATCCAGGCTGCCACAGCCACACGCGACTGTCTCGGGATCGACCTCGCCTACGTTCCCGACTCCGCAATCGAGACGCTGATCGACCAGCGCGCAACATCACTCGCACGACAACTAGACGCTGAGCGCCCatcaggaggaggtggccgCGGTCAGATCACTGTTCAGTTCTTTGAGAAGAAGCGTCGTAAGGGGACCTGGTTCGGGGCCGGCGATGAGCTCTGCTGGGAGAGGTGGACCATCAAAATTACCGTCGCTGAACCCAAGACGGAGAGTGGTATGTTGATTTGACCTTTACTTTTTGTCCATTTTGTATCACCGAACACTAACTCACCCTCTTCGAAATATAGACCGTGCTAAGGTCCGGAAAGCAACCGAAACCACGCTCCGCTCTACCGTCTTCAAGATCATGACCTGTGTGACCGGCCACATGGACCacatccctcccatcaccgAGTCCAACGTCAACCCCTTCCCGTACCGCATTTACATTGGTAATCCTCCAAGTAATCAGcaatcaccatcatcgcAACAAAAGGCTgccacggctgctgctggagtcGGAGCTAGAGTCGACGCTGTAGCGGGTGGCTGGGCAAAGAAGATGGGGATCTATTAGGAGGATTTCCTCAGCAGTGACGCAGTCACAAAGGTGGTTGATATTGCAAAGGATATTGGTGACAAGGTTGCTGCCGCTACGAAGGAAGTTGAAAAGAAATTTGACGTTTACCTGGCACagttggaggaagaggccagGAGGGCCGAGATGGAAGAGGTGAGGAGAAATGAGGAGTGGTTGCTAGTGGCTGAGGAGAGTCGGAAGAGGAATATGGAGCCGGCTGGTCATGGAGGCGTCGAGGAAAAGAGTCTACCCAAGGACAAAAAGCACGATCACCAGCAGCCCCCCAAGAAAGATGATCAGTATGAGGAGATTCTCTAGGATGTGGACGGCCTTGGAGAGGGACCACCCGAAAGCAGCTGTTCGAGTTCGGAATCGTCTGTGTGTTCCTCGACAATACTGCTGTCCGGATCGCAGGAACTTGATCCCATAACAATGGGGCAAATCCTCCCTAAGAAAAAGGACACAGACCCACCGGGGCGGGACATGGTCGATAGTTGGGAAGAGCAAAAGCTGCCTGGTGTTTCCAGGGATCAGAAGAACTGCAAGGAATGAACGGGACAGGCGTTTGCTAATTAGAAAAGGACGGGAAATGGGCGTTTGGATTTGGTCATTATGCTTCAACGCTACATTTATAACACAGCACGGAAGGGAGAACAGCAGGTTCATGGTGGCTTTCGACAGTCAGAGGTGGGAATCACGCGCAACATGGCGGATTACAGCGAGTCTAGGGATATAACTGAAGGCGCTAGTCATGGGTAGTTATAGATTTTCTTATCAGGTAGGTACTAGGTTCATCGAgatacccctttttttcttgacTCTTTCTCTGCGAGGAGAGGATACACAATACAATTACTTTCTAATGTTGCGTCTTGGTTCTCTATCTTGTCTCAAGTGTT contains the following coding sequences:
- a CDS encoding uncharacterized protein (COG:E; EggNog:ENOG504HA96); amino-acid sequence: MAQKTKVAFLGPVASYSHQATKVAFPDENTHELIPVKTIREVFDTVQARGTEYGVVPFENSTHGPVSMTLEALADRGDELRDVVVCGEVYLGVHHFLLGKKGGRLEDVRRVYSHPQAFGQTGRWMRRFLPGVEMVEVSSTSKAAEIVATGGDEGWAAVAGEMAGREYGLGVLGERIEDRGDNETRFFVVGRKQEKGEGRGKGKNLVSFCVGSHDEPGALAEVLGCFRERGLNLTSINSVPGLREGMRPFEYLFFVEFEGTGQVDEGVRVKGVLEDLESKTKGWRYLGGWESARR
- a CDS encoding uncharacterized protein (EggNog:ENOG503P25Y; COG:S), translated to MVISRTVTRFLRGITWFTLNLRYRLTSRWLTGQTRIISRGGLSQEGCGLGEVDFEREYMGCMLLGEGGKETKAECREWVESEGVEVKGGKVFVEVGREYFAVTGEEKVKVLTEKRRLVFLRPLEEELARQVERLRLGDKKAVERKKIKVPWRPFFSFSLRPDAQFLSLFSVLTSNTHRIHLDSKYARVEEGYKDVLVHGPLTLVLMLEGLASYLHKSGKEKRRWIKSMSYRNLAPLFKGDEVRVCGALAKSQGGGEGEEWVVWIEDIEGGLAVKGSATVVGRPVIGS
- the PEX3 gene encoding peroxin (COG:U; EggNog:ENOG503NZ41), with the translated sequence MLAATKRWFRRNRTPLAIGAGVIGAGYVVTNYVLGKLQDARERMSSDRIAKENLRRRFEQNQEDCTFTVLALLPTATTNILEAMNTERITYEIQQMKGSAVARTKSIGSTSPPSLSAETDDDGRSMFSVSVTSDAGLQTSQLAVPTSIAAAISGDGNVPVDGAQEGDALSVPPKPKKTKRQLWNDLTISSITRAYTLLYTLSLLTMLTRIQLNLLGRRSYLSSVVSLATGSAQQTISLENNDDDGNNPEHYYGSDFEVNRRYLTFSWWLLNRGWVDVMQRVETAVRQVFGHLSPRDTVTIENFLQLTSNVRTLVEGSSPSSGVGTAWLRFLLPPEKLEDFVLRESGILDDSSPSPSPTGEDITPTSVQLRRLLDETADLIDSPTFSSVLTQILDAGFDTLKGQLAKDVVGVSTITEDMSGFTSRAVLLPKILSVLTRQAHDIGNGMPNRYLQAMEQVRDLEGFAAVVYSSNWQAEIAQDEELEVLQREQQRRNETVAGGGVSGLVREEVRSPGLEGSTVVGGGDESVVVVGQDPQGSFEGAWERAVSPRR
- a CDS encoding uncharacterized protein (COG:S; EggNog:ENOG503NVUK), encoding MNAEGPPEFLLEAFADPNTVRDVVRGILHTIFFMRFFQSIQAATATRDCLGIDLAYVPDSAIETLIDQRATSLARQLDAERPSGGGGRGQITVQFFEKKRRKGTWFGAGDELCWERWTIKITVAEPKTESDRAKVRKATETTLRSTVFKIMTCVTGHMDHIPPITESNVNPFPYRIYIGNPPSNQQSPSSQQKAATAAAGVGARVDAVAGGWAKKMGIY